GTGTACTTTTTTATAATGCAAATGGACTATTAAAAGGGAAGCCTGTGAAGGTTTCCCTTTTTTATTAAAGGACTCATATTATAAAAAAATACTCTTATAGTATTAAAGACATAATAAATTGACGTTTATAAATAATGATTATAAAGCAAAATACAGGTTTAGTACTTGAAGGAGGTGGTATGCGTGGTGTCTTTACTAGTGGTGTACTTGATGCTATGATGAAGTATGAATGTTACTTCCCATATGTTGTTGCTGTTTCAGCTGGTGCCTGTAACGGACTTTCGTATTTAAGTCGCCAGCCGAGAAGAGCTCGCTATTCAAATATTGATATGTTGCAGAAGTATGACTACATCTCATTGAAGAGTTTGCTTATGCAAGGATCCATCTTCGATCCAAATATTCTTTATGAGCGTTTTCCTAATGAGATAGTTCCTTTCGATTATGACACTTATTGGCGAAACCCTGCAACATTTGAAGTTGTTGCAACTAATTGTCTTACTGGTAGGGCGGAATATCTTACTGAGAAGAAGGATGCACTTCGTCTTACGGCCATAATAAAAGCTTCTAGTTCTTTACCGTATGTAGCTCATGTTACTTATGTTGATGGAATCCCAATGTTGGACGGTGGAATCGTAGATTCTATTCCTATCCAACACTCAATAGAGACTGGCCATTCTGAAAACGTGGTCGTTCTTACCCGAAATCGTGGCTTTCGTTCGAATGAATTTGATTTGAAGGTTCCCAAATTTCGTTATGGTGAGTATCCACGATTACGAGTAGCGTTAAGTCATCATGTTGAAGCCTATAATTCGCAACTTGAAATGATTGAAAGGATGGAAGATTGGGGCGAAATTGTTGTTATACGCCCTCAGCGTCCAATGGAAGTAGATCGTATATGTCGTGATGTAGAAAAGTTAGAACGGCTATATGAAGAAGGATTTGCAGAAGGCGAACGCTTTTGCAAATCCTTGAAATAAAGTGTAGCAGTATATCGTGATAAACTTAATGATGATTGATATTACAAATACCTATAATGTAACTCCGTTCTTGAAAATAGCGATTTCTCTATAGTCATTTGTTTCATTCATAGTTGCTTCACCAGAGGCAAGTGACAATACTTTTTCAATAAATTCTGGCACTAATTCTTGCATAGTATGTCCTTCAATAAGTTGACCTGCAGAAAAATCCACCCAATTAGGTTTTCTACGAGCAAGGACCGGATTTGTTGCTATTTTCATTGTTGGTACAAATGTTCCAAAAGGTGTACCTCGGCCAGTTGTAAAAAGAATAATATGGCATCCGCATGACGCTAAAGCTGTTGCAGCCACAAGATCGTTACCTGGAGCAGATAATAAGTTGAGACCGTCAGTTGTTAATCTGTCACCATATTCAAGAACTCCACAGACTGGAGCGTGACCACATTTCTGTGTGCAACCTAAGGCTTTGTCTTCAAGCGTTGAAATTCCTCCCGCTTTATTGCCAGGTGAAGGATTCTCTCCAACAGGTTCACCATGAGAGAGGAAATAATCCTTGAAATTATTTATGAGAGATACTGTTTCCTCGAAAAGTTCAGGAGTCTTACATCGGTTCATGAGAATTGTCTCAGCTCCAAACATCTCTGGTACTTCAGTTAACACACTTGTACCTCCCTGGGCAACAAGCCAATCACTGAATTCTCCGACAAGAGGGTTAGCCGTTATGCCGCTAAAACCATCGCTGCCTCCACATTTCAATCCCACACGCAGCTTACTTACAGGAACATCTTGCCGTCTATCATTACTTGCTATCCCGTAAAGTTCACGAAGAATCTTCATAGCTGCTTCAACTTCATTACCTTCAACTTCCTGTGTGACAAGTAGTCGGATGCGGTTCTTGTCGTAATCTCCTAATGTCTCCATAAATTGCTTCGGTTGGTTATTCTCACAACCTAAGCCTAATACAAGTACAGCGCCAGCATTAGGGTGTAATACAATATTACGTAATATTTTTCGGGTATTTTCGTGATCTTCTGAAAGCTGAGAACAACCATAATTGTGATGCCATGCATAAATGTTATCAATATTATTGCATTGAGTCTCTTCACGTAGCTTCTGAACAATCTTCTCGGCTATTCCGTTTATACATCCGACTGTTGGAACTACCCAGATTTCATTCCTAATTCCAACTTCACCATTCTTGCGGACATATCCCTTAAATGTACGTTCTTCTTTTTTTATGTTAAGATGCTCATTGATGGGATTGTAGGTGTATTGAAGGGTTCCATCAAGATTGGTTCTAAGATTGTTCTCGTTAATCCATTCACCAGCTTTCATGTTTTTGATCGCATGTCCAATAGGATAACCGTATTTAATAATGTTTTCTCCTTTAGTAACATCGCGAATCAATATTTTGTGACCAGCAGGAATGTTCTCGTTTAATTTTATTAATTTTCCATCTACCTCAATAGTTTCTCCTTTGCTCTTATCAATAAGTGTTACAACTACTGAGTCTGATGGATTAATTTTTAAGAAGGTAGCTTGCATGATTTTGATGTAGTATAGTAATTGTTCAAAGATTTAGATGAAATATTTATCCAATTCCCATCCTTCGATAGAAATCAATATTTTCACGCGAAATGAGTTCGATAGGCATATAGTTGACTGCAGTCACCTCTTTTTTCATTACGATAGCATCAAACAGGGTACCTACACAAGCGTATCCTTGCATGAATGCATGTTGGGCGACAAGAAATGATATACTTCCTCTACGTACACATTCTGCGTTTTTAGGTACCATATCATATCCCATGATTTGAACATCACGTCGATTGCTCCTCAGCAAAAATTCTCCTACTATATGTGCCTTAGAATTAAATGTTATGCAATGGTGTACACGTGGATGTTTTTTAAAAAAAGATTCTAGCGCTTGATCATAGACTTCGGGTTGGTCCCAAGGTAAATCTATATCAATAATTTTAATATTTGGGAAGTGGTCCATCATGTAGTGACGGAAACCTGTTTCACGGTTCATTTGCTGTTTAGATCCCACCTGCCCGTCTTTGAGAAGTTTCATGAGCATGATTTCTTTTTCTTTAGATGCTATAAGCATCATCATTCGAGCAGCAAAGTACCCACTTTGGAAAGAGTCTTGACCAAAAAAGGCTAAGGGTTTTAAGTCTGGCATGTATGAGTCCAACAAAATAAAAGGAATCTGTAATTCGTGCAATTTTTCCGTAAACATGCCTGTGACTTCTAAAGAAGATGGTACAATGACAACGCCATCTGGTTGTTCTTTAAAACATTCGCGGGCAGTTTTCGTAAATGATGCTGGATTGAAACGGTCATAATAATTTATGTGAAGTGATATTCCAAAATCGCGCCTACTTATAGTCGCTGCTTGAGCACCTTCTTCAACCTCGTCCCAATAGGCTTCATTTTCGTGCATAGGAATGAGTAGTTGAAAGTTATAGCTTTTGTTGTAGGCTAAAGCTGAAGCATACATGTTCGGTTGATAGTCCATTTCTGCGAGAGCTTTTTCTACTTTTTCACGTGCTGCAGGAGATACGTTAGGACGCTCGTGTAATACTCTGTCAACGGTTCCAACACTTACTCCAGCACGTTCTGCTATATCTTTAATTCGAATTTTGTCTGATGCCATGTCTGTTGCTCCTATTTTTCGGCAAAATTACGAAAAGAAATCGATACAACCAAACATGAATGTGTAAAAAAAACATTCAATTCTTGCATGGTTCGAAAAAAAACAATAACTTTGCATTTGAAATTTTTGTAATCAAAACATGAAACTATTTTTACAGAAAGTAAACTTAAAACGCTAAATAGAAAACAACCCAAATAAAAAAATGGCAAAGATTGTTACACTTGGCGAACTGATGCTTCGCCTGTCGCCTCAGGGCAACGACCGTTTTGTACAGAGTGAGTCTTTTCGCATCATCCCTGGTGGAGGCGAAGCAAATGTTGCTATCTCGTTGGCTAATTATGGTCATGAAGCTTTTTTCGTGACAAAATTGCCTAAGCATGAGATTGGTCAAATAGCTGTAAATGCTATGCGCCGTTATGGAGTGGATATTCGTTATATAACCCGTGGCGGTGAACGTGTTGGTTTGTATTATGCAGAAACCGGAGCTTCAATGCGTCCTTCAAAAGTAATCTATGATCGTGCTCATAGTGCTATTGCTGAAGCAGATCCCAGTGATTTTGACTTTGATAAAATTATGGAAGGCGCACAATGGTTTCATTGGAGTGGAATAACACCGGCTATAAGCGATAAGGCTGCTGAATTAACACGATTGGCATGTGAGGCTGCAAAACGTCATGGTGTTACTGTTAGTGTAGACTTGAACTTCCGCAAAAAGCTTTGGACTAGTGAAAAAGCTATTAGTATCATGCGTCCTTTGATGAAATATGTTGATGTCTGTATCGGCAACGAAGAAGATGCTGAGCTTTGTCTCGGCTTTAAACCTGATGCAGATGTAGAAGGAGGACAAACTGATGCATCTGGTTATGAAGGAATCTTCAAGCAAATGAAGAATGAGTTTGGTTTCAAGTATGTGGTTTCTACTTTACGTGAAAGCTATAGCGCAACGTTCAATGGATGGAAAGCTCTAATATATGATGGTAAAGAGTTTTATCAGTCAAAACGTTATGAGATTAATCCCATTATTGACCGCGTGGGCGGTGGCGATTCTTTCTCTGGTGGACTTATCCATGGATTGTTAACGAAGCATACTCAAGGTGAAGCTCTTGAATTTGCAGTTGCTGCATCTGCTTTGAAGCATACTATTAATGGTGATTTTAACCTCGTTTCTGCTGATGAGGTCGAGGCACTGGCAGGTGGTAGTGCTAATGGTCGCGTACAGCGTTAAATTTTTATAAAACAGTTCGAATATAAAGTTCTTTCTTCTATCGTTGGCACTGAAAAGAAATTGAATAAATTAGGTGAAGAAGGAAGGGAACTTGTGGCAGTATTTGACTGTCGCTTATATTTAAAACGAGAAATTAAATTATAATTATGGCAAAGTTTGATAAGATAGCCGTATTGAATAAAATAGGTGACACAGGCATGGTACCTGTTTTCTATCATAAAGACCTGAATATTTGTAAAAATGTAGTAAAGGCTTGCTATGATGGTGGAGTACGTGCTTTTGAGTTTACTAATCGTGGGGATTTTGCACATGAGATTTTTGGCGAATTAGTAAAGTGGGCTGATAAGGAATGTCCTGAATTGGCTTTAGGTATAGGTAGTGTGGTGGATGCTCCAACAGCTGCACTTTATTTGCAACTTGGTGCCAATTTTGTTGTCGGACCATTATTTAATCCTGAGATTGCACCTGTATGTAATCGTCGTTTAGTACCATATTGCCCCGGTTGTATGACTGTAAGTGAAATAGGTAAAGCACAAGAGTTGGGGTGTGATTTAACAAAAGTATTTCCTGGCGATGTCGTTGGCCCGAATATGGTCAAAGGTTTAAAAGCTCCAATGCCTTGGTCAAAAATTATGGTAACTGGTGGAGTTGCCCCTGAAGAGGATAATCTTACAAAGTGGTTCAAAGCCGGTGTTTTTTGTGTAGGCATGGGATCTAAGCTTTTCCCTTCGGATATCGTTAATGCGGGGAATTGGCAGTATGTGACAGACAAGTGCAAGGAGGCACTTGGTTATGTGGCTAAGGCTCGTTCTTAAACTATTTATAATATTTTGTATCTTTTCAGCTTGTTCGTCGCCAGATAGGCAGGCGGTGGACAAGCTGAATTCTTTATCATATGCCTATCATTACCGTAACCTTGATTCTACTGAATACTATGCTCGAAGGGCGTATGATGCATCTTCGGACTATCATGATGGTACGTCAGAGGCCTTAAATAATTTAGCTTTCGTTAGTATTGCTCGAATGGATTATGAAAAAGCTCGTCGGCAGTTGGATTCAATTATTCTCATTACTGACAATCAGTTAGAACTTCTGATAGCTAATATCCAACAGATGAGACTTTGTCAGCGTTGTTCCAATAATCGTGAGTTCTACGATTACCGAGAGCATGCATTGAAAGCCTTGAGTCGCATTAATGAAGAACGCTCTTCACTTTCAGATTATCAGAAAGAAAGATTACTTTACGCAGAAAGTGAATTATGCATTGTTACCTCTACTTATTATTATTATATAGGATTGGAACAACAGTCGATTGAAGAGCTTCAGAAAATTGGAAGTGAACTAGAACGAGATACTGCTCAATGGTTGAATTTCTTATATAATGTTGGGGCTGGTGGCGTGATTACTGAAGGTGATGTGGATCAACAAGAGTTTGACTATTTATTTCGTTGTTTGTTGATATCCAAGAAGAATAAATATACTTACTTTTATGCTAATTCGTTAGAAGGTATAGCTGAAAAATTGGCAGATCTTCACGTCCTAATGCACTTGATAGATACAAGTAGTTCTACGCTTGATTATCTAAACGAGGATGAGGGAGATCTATACGATTTGTCTGTAACATTGGCACGTAAAGCTTTGGATCAATTTATCGAATATGGTGATATTTACCAGATAGCCGGCGCATACCGTACGTTAGCTACCTGTTATAGAGCTCGTGGCAACTATGAACTAGCTCTGACTAATTTAGAATTGGCACTTTCGGATTCATCAATTTATCAAGCTCCAGATTTGGTTGCAAGTATTCGTGAACAGCTAAGTGTTGCTTATGCTGCAATAGATGATAAACCAAATAGTGACTATAACCGTAATATATACCTCGATCTTCAGGAGCAAACGCGTCAAGATCGTTCTTTAGAAGCTCGTGCAGGTCAATTAGATAAGGCAATAGCCCAACTTAATATTCTACTAGTGTCTGTATTATTAGCCTTGATACTGCTCATTATTGCTTTTCGTGTGCTTTATGTGTTCTACCGACGAGCACAATTAAGGAAAGATCAATTAGATGAAATGAGTGAACTACGAGAGGATTTACTGGAGAAACTTGCTATTGCTCGACAAAAACATCTTGAAGGCGAAAGGAGGAATCTAGATCAACGTGCAAAAATATCATTGGTTAATAGTATTACTCCACTTATTGATCGAATGCTTCATGAGGTAAAACGTATTTCTGGTGATAGTACAGAACAATATCAATATGTAAAGGAATTGACTGATACTATCAATGAACAGAATAATGTTTTAACTCAATGGATTCAGTTGAAACAGGGGAAATTGAGCCTGCATATTGAAACTTTCAGTCTTCAGGAATTATTTGATATAATTGATAAAGGACGTAGAAGTTTTTCTCTGAAGGGTATTACATTACACGTTGCAAGTACAAACGTAAAGGTAAAAGCTGATAAGGTTCTTACTCTTTTTATGCTGAATACACTGGCTGATAATGCTAGAAAGTTTACTCCAGAGGGGGGGGAAGTTCGAGTTAATGCAGAAGAGACTAATGATTATATAGAGATCTCAGTTACTGATACTGGTAAAGGTATGGACGAAAATGAATTGGCACATGTTTTCGACCATAAAGTTACCGGTGGCCATGGTTTTGGTCTGCTAAACTGTCGAGGTATTATTGAAAAATATCGTAAGACAAGTAAGTTATTCTCCGTATGCACTCTTTCAGCAGAAAGTACCAAAGGTCATGGTAGTCGTTTCTTTTTTAGGTTACCTAAAGGAATCGTCAGATTGATTCTTCTTTTATTGCTGAATACGTTTACTATTGGTATAAATGCGGAAAGCCATTCTTCTGATATATTCCCTGACGATTTATTTCTGCAACGTGCAGCTATTTTTGCAGATTCATCTTATAACTGTAACATTAATGGTGAGTATGAGCGAACTTTAGTATTTGCCGATTCTTGTTGTATGGCTATGAACGCTTACTATCGTAGTCTTAATCAGGGTGATACTGATACACTTCAGCTGTTAGGTTCTATGACATCTCCAATTACTGAAGTCCGATGGTTGCATCACGATATTCAAGTCAATTATAATACCTTGCTCATTATGCGTAATGAAAGTGCTGTTGCAGCATTGGCTTTACATCATTGGGCTCTCTATCAATATAATAATCGCATTTACACGCTTCTGTTTAAAGAACTTTCAGCCGACCGGACTATTGATGACTATTGCCGGAGGATGCAACAATCTCAGACGGATCGAATGGTGGCTGTCATTTTATTAGTCATTATCGCATTAACATTGTTAGCCGCTATTGTCTTTCAATCAATTCAGGCTATGGGAAGAAAAGCTGCCCATAAGCAAGAACAAGAGAACGAGTTAGAGTTATTGCATGATGAACTTCGTCGTATTGAGTTGGAAAATGCTCGCTTACATGTCAGCAATCTTGTGTTGGATAATTGCCTTTCTACATTGAAGCATGAAACGATGTATTATCCAAGTAGAATACGTCAATTGGTTGAAACTGGTGACTCTCATGCAGTTTATGAAGTGGTAGAATATTATAGGGCCTTATATGGAATTCTCAGTGAGCAAGCTGATAGCCAGCTTAGAAATATGCGCTTACATCTTAAGCATTTAGACAACGGAGTGTTGGGCGATGAGAATTTATTGAATTATTTATTTGATATTTTACGCCGTCAGTCTCCACAAAAGCAGCTCAATGTTAAGTATGAAACAAAAGATAACCTATATGTTGAATGCAGAGTTGAACTAATAGGTGTGAAGACCGTCAGTTTTATGCCAACAGTTGAAAATATTCCATATATTATCTGCCGTCAAATAGTACGTGAGCATGGTGAGGCTACCGGTTGTCGTGGTTGTGGCATCACAGCAGAAACGATGGATAATGGAACAAGAATAATTATTATATTACCTAAACAAATATGCAAAACTTCAAAGTAATTATTGTTGAAGACGTACCTCTTGAACTTAAAGGTACAGAAGGTATTATTCGTAACGATATACCTGAGGCTAATATTATTGGAACAGCCGATTGTGAAGTGGCTTATTGGCGTCTTCTTAAGCAACAGATTCCAGATTTAGTCCTGCTAGATTTAGGATTAGGAGGATCAACGACTGTAGGAGTTGAGCTTTGTCGGCAAACAAAGGAGTTGTATCCTCAAGTTAAGATTCTCATATTTACTGGTGAGATATTAAATGAGAAATTATGGGTTGATGTGCTTGATGCAGGAGCTGATGGTATCATTCTTAAAACCGGAGAACTACTGACTCGCCACGATGTGAGTTCTGTGATGGATGGAAAACAACTAGTATTCAATGAGCCTATTCTTAGGAAAATAGTTGAGAGATTCAAAAATAGCGTAAATGGGCAATTGGCCAGGCAAGAGTCAATAGTTAATTATGAAATTGATGAATATGATGAACGCTTCTTGCGCCACTTAGCTCTTGGATATACAAAAGAACAAATAACTCAATTGCGTGGAATGCCTTTTGGAGTAAAAAGTCTTGAAAAGAGGCAGAACGAACTTGTTCAAAAATTATTTCCTGAAGGTAGTTCTGGAGTAAATGCTACACACTTAGTTGTACGTGCGCTTCAACTTCGGGTCATTGATGTTGATAACCTTGAACCAGACGAAGATTAGTCACATATTACATATATTAAGTGATGAAGAAATTAACTACACGTGTTGTTATTTTGCTGTCTATTGCAGAATTTGTGTTGGTTTTATTGTCTTGGCTTCTTAGTGCTCTAACGACATACAATATCCGCTCTCTATTATCCAGTGAGGGAATTCGTTGGTTTTTAGGGCAGTACATTGATATAATAGATTCACCAGTTCTTGCTAATTTATTGTTGCTTGGTATAGCTATAGGGATGTTGAAGCATTCAGGGATTGTCAGTAATGCTAAAGTTTACCGTTCGCACTTTGGTTGGAGATTGGTGTCTGCTGCTATGACCATATATGTGTTTTTGATACTAATGCTTACCGTCATGCCTCATGCTATTTTACTATCTCCAACAGGAAAATTGTTTCCTTCACCATTTAGCCGAGCACTTGTTCCAATACTGATTTTTGGCCTTTCTTTGGCATCGTCAATTTATGGGTTTTCTACAAACGCTTTTGCATCTTTAACAGATCTTATTCAATCTGCTGTATGTGGTATATCTTTGATTGCTCCATGGCTTTTATTGTATGTGTTTTTCATTCAATTTTATGAGTCCTTATGTTTTGTGTTTGTTTTAAACACTAATTTTTAGGTATTGTGTTGTTCGAAATAATGTGTTACTTTTGCACCCAGAAAACAATAGTGTTGAAATAGCAATAAAGTCTAAGTTATAAATAATTCATATAGTATTTGTTTAGTTATAAGTTATTGAGGGATGGCTGTGAAGTCATCCCTCAATCATTACGTTTATTAATATGCTTCCATTACAAAATGTAAACAAGCCCAATCTCCGTCATTTTGTTTACCTACGACCTTTAAATTCAATGACTCTGCAGTTTCAATAAGTTGAGGTACATCCTGCTGATAAAATCCACTAAGTAATAAATTACTATTAATATTCATCATCTTGGCAAACTCGCTCATGTCTTTAAGAAGAATATTACGATTAATGTTGGCCATCACTACATCGAATTTTTTGTCTATTCTTTTTAGTACAGATACATCGCCTAAATGTATCTCATAGAGACTGTCAACACTATTGATTACTGCATTATGACGAGCATTTTCGGTACTCCATTCGTCAATGTCATATCCCACACACTCTTTAGCACCAAGTTTAAGTGAAGCAATACTAAGTATTCCAGTTCCACAACCACAATCAAGTACTCTACACCCAGAAAGGTCTAATTCTTCAAGGTTAGCAACCATCATTCGTGTCGTCTCATGTGTTCCTGTTCCAAATGCCAGATGAGCATCAATCTCTATTAAAATTGGTGTTGGATAAAGTCTTTTATAAGAATCGGATACCGGAAGATGGCGTCCATCATGAATAATGATGGGGTGGAGACCGTCAATTATGATTGGTTGAAATCCTTGTTGTTCCCATTGTTCGTTCCAATCTTTATCATCAGCTTCATGAACTGTGTATTCTATTGTAACATCTTCGAAGGGAAATAATTCTATTTGTTCGTTTAAAGAATCTTTATTGAATAATTGTTGTTGAACATATCCTTTAAGGCCTAATGAAGTCTCTTCAAAAGTTTCGAAGCCAACTTCACCAGCTAATGCCGATAGGATATCTCTAGAATCATTGAATATGCTTTTGGGAGCATTTATAATGAATTCAACTTCAAAATATTTCATGCTTATACTGATTAAATTTTATAGATTCTGTTAATTATAAATGCAAAATTATAAAATTTAGGGAAATTCCTACTATGCTTTAGGGTTTTTCCGTAAATTTGCATAGAAATAAGGTTTATTTTTGCATTATGATTATTGTAATTAATAGATAATAAAGGCTTATGAAAAGGTATATTCTATTATTTGTTATGATGGGAACTACAATGCTTTCTTCTTTGGCTCAAGATGATATGTACTATGTTCCCAAGAAAAAGTCAACTTCTGCGAGTACTCTTCCTCGACAGGTATATTATTCTGGTTCGAATCGTAATGTTGACGAATACAATCGTATGGGAAGGAAACAAATGAATGGAAGCTCCTATCAAGTGATAGCTGGTGATTCAACTATGCAGGATGTCATTACTTTTACACCGGTTGAAGGTGTCTATCCAGATTCTGCAACGTCTGTTTCGACCGAGAATGATTTTCAGTTGACACGAAATATGGCTCGTTGGGATGGATACACACCTACCGATGCTTATTGGGAGGGGTATGACCGTGGTCGCAACGACCAATGGGCTATCAACACATGGCATTCCCCCTGGTACTATTCATCTTATTACTCTTGGTACGATCCCTGGTATTATGACCCATGGTATCCACATTGGTCTTGGCGAGCTGGTTGGTATTATGATCCATGGTACTATCGTCC
The sequence above is a segment of the Prevotella sp. E9-3 genome. Coding sequences within it:
- a CDS encoding patatin family protein, encoding MIIKQNTGLVLEGGGMRGVFTSGVLDAMMKYECYFPYVVAVSAGACNGLSYLSRQPRRARYSNIDMLQKYDYISLKSLLMQGSIFDPNILYERFPNEIVPFDYDTYWRNPATFEVVATNCLTGRAEYLTEKKDALRLTAIIKASSSLPYVAHVTYVDGIPMLDGGIVDSIPIQHSIETGHSENVVVLTRNRGFRSNEFDLKVPKFRYGEYPRLRVALSHHVEAYNSQLEMIERMEDWGEIVVIRPQRPMEVDRICRDVEKLERLYEEGFAEGERFCKSLK
- a CDS encoding UxaA family hydrolase, whose protein sequence is MMQATFLKINPSDSVVVTLIDKSKGETIEVDGKLIKLNENIPAGHKILIRDVTKGENIIKYGYPIGHAIKNMKAGEWINENNLRTNLDGTLQYTYNPINEHLNIKKEERTFKGYVRKNGEVGIRNEIWVVPTVGCINGIAEKIVQKLREETQCNNIDNIYAWHHNYGCSQLSEDHENTRKILRNIVLHPNAGAVLVLGLGCENNQPKQFMETLGDYDKNRIRLLVTQEVEGNEVEAAMKILRELYGIASNDRRQDVPVSKLRVGLKCGGSDGFSGITANPLVGEFSDWLVAQGGTSVLTEVPEMFGAETILMNRCKTPELFEETVSLINNFKDYFLSHGEPVGENPSPGNKAGGISTLEDKALGCTQKCGHAPVCGVLEYGDRLTTDGLNLLSAPGNDLVAATALASCGCHIILFTTGRGTPFGTFVPTMKIATNPVLARRKPNWVDFSAGQLIEGHTMQELVPEFIEKVLSLASGEATMNETNDYREIAIFKNGVTL
- a CDS encoding substrate-binding domain-containing protein, producing the protein MASDKIRIKDIAERAGVSVGTVDRVLHERPNVSPAAREKVEKALAEMDYQPNMYASALAYNKSYNFQLLIPMHENEAYWDEVEEGAQAATISRRDFGISLHINYYDRFNPASFTKTARECFKEQPDGVVIVPSSLEVTGMFTEKLHELQIPFILLDSYMPDLKPLAFFGQDSFQSGYFAARMMMLIASKEKEIMLMKLLKDGQVGSKQQMNRETGFRHYMMDHFPNIKIIDIDLPWDQPEVYDQALESFFKKHPRVHHCITFNSKAHIVGEFLLRSNRRDVQIMGYDMVPKNAECVRRGSISFLVAQHAFMQGYACVGTLFDAIVMKKEVTAVNYMPIELISRENIDFYRRMGIG
- a CDS encoding sugar kinase, with the translated sequence MAKIVTLGELMLRLSPQGNDRFVQSESFRIIPGGGEANVAISLANYGHEAFFVTKLPKHEIGQIAVNAMRRYGVDIRYITRGGERVGLYYAETGASMRPSKVIYDRAHSAIAEADPSDFDFDKIMEGAQWFHWSGITPAISDKAAELTRLACEAAKRHGVTVSVDLNFRKKLWTSEKAISIMRPLMKYVDVCIGNEEDAELCLGFKPDADVEGGQTDASGYEGIFKQMKNEFGFKYVVSTLRESYSATFNGWKALIYDGKEFYQSKRYEINPIIDRVGGGDSFSGGLIHGLLTKHTQGEALEFAVAASALKHTINGDFNLVSADEVEALAGGSANGRVQR
- a CDS encoding bifunctional 4-hydroxy-2-oxoglutarate aldolase/2-dehydro-3-deoxy-phosphogluconate aldolase codes for the protein MAKFDKIAVLNKIGDTGMVPVFYHKDLNICKNVVKACYDGGVRAFEFTNRGDFAHEIFGELVKWADKECPELALGIGSVVDAPTAALYLQLGANFVVGPLFNPEIAPVCNRRLVPYCPGCMTVSEIGKAQELGCDLTKVFPGDVVGPNMVKGLKAPMPWSKIMVTGGVAPEEDNLTKWFKAGVFCVGMGSKLFPSDIVNAGNWQYVTDKCKEALGYVAKARS
- a CDS encoding DUF5112 domain-containing protein — protein: MDKLNSLSYAYHYRNLDSTEYYARRAYDASSDYHDGTSEALNNLAFVSIARMDYEKARRQLDSIILITDNQLELLIANIQQMRLCQRCSNNREFYDYREHALKALSRINEERSSLSDYQKERLLYAESELCIVTSTYYYYIGLEQQSIEELQKIGSELERDTAQWLNFLYNVGAGGVITEGDVDQQEFDYLFRCLLISKKNKYTYFYANSLEGIAEKLADLHVLMHLIDTSSSTLDYLNEDEGDLYDLSVTLARKALDQFIEYGDIYQIAGAYRTLATCYRARGNYELALTNLELALSDSSIYQAPDLVASIREQLSVAYAAIDDKPNSDYNRNIYLDLQEQTRQDRSLEARAGQLDKAIAQLNILLVSVLLALILLIIAFRVLYVFYRRAQLRKDQLDEMSELREDLLEKLAIARQKHLEGERRNLDQRAKISLVNSITPLIDRMLHEVKRISGDSTEQYQYVKELTDTINEQNNVLTQWIQLKQGKLSLHIETFSLQELFDIIDKGRRSFSLKGITLHVASTNVKVKADKVLTLFMLNTLADNARKFTPEGGEVRVNAEETNDYIEISVTDTGKGMDENELAHVFDHKVTGGHGFGLLNCRGIIEKYRKTSKLFSVCTLSAESTKGHGSRFFFRLPKGIVRLILLLLLNTFTIGINAESHSSDIFPDDLFLQRAAIFADSSYNCNINGEYERTLVFADSCCMAMNAYYRSLNQGDTDTLQLLGSMTSPITEVRWLHHDIQVNYNTLLIMRNESAVAALALHHWALYQYNNRIYTLLFKELSADRTIDDYCRRMQQSQTDRMVAVILLVIIALTLLAAIVFQSIQAMGRKAAHKQEQENELELLHDELRRIELENARLHVSNLVLDNCLSTLKHETMYYPSRIRQLVETGDSHAVYEVVEYYRALYGILSEQADSQLRNMRLHLKHLDNGVLGDENLLNYLFDILRRQSPQKQLNVKYETKDNLYVECRVELIGVKTVSFMPTVENIPYIICRQIVREHGEATGCRGCGITAETMDNGTRIIIILPKQICKTSK
- a CDS encoding DUF5932 domain-containing protein, producing MQNFKVIIVEDVPLELKGTEGIIRNDIPEANIIGTADCEVAYWRLLKQQIPDLVLLDLGLGGSTTVGVELCRQTKELYPQVKILIFTGEILNEKLWVDVLDAGADGIILKTGELLTRHDVSSVMDGKQLVFNEPILRKIVERFKNSVNGQLARQESIVNYEIDEYDERFLRHLALGYTKEQITQLRGMPFGVKSLEKRQNELVQKLFPEGSSGVNATHLVVRALQLRVIDVDNLEPDED
- a CDS encoding AbgT family transporter, yielding MKKLTTRVVILLSIAEFVLVLLSWLLSALTTYNIRSLLSSEGIRWFLGQYIDIIDSPVLANLLLLGIAIGMLKHSGIVSNAKVYRSHFGWRLVSAAMTIYVFLILMLTVMPHAILLSPTGKLFPSPFSRALVPILIFGLSLASSIYGFSTNAFASLTDLIQSAVCGISLIAPWLLLYVFFIQFYESLCFVFVLNTNF
- the prmA gene encoding 50S ribosomal protein L11 methyltransferase, with amino-acid sequence MKYFEVEFIINAPKSIFNDSRDILSALAGEVGFETFEETSLGLKGYVQQQLFNKDSLNEQIELFPFEDVTIEYTVHEADDKDWNEQWEQQGFQPIIIDGLHPIIIHDGRHLPVSDSYKRLYPTPILIEIDAHLAFGTGTHETTRMMVANLEELDLSGCRVLDCGCGTGILSIASLKLGAKECVGYDIDEWSTENARHNAVINSVDSLYEIHLGDVSVLKRIDKKFDVVMANINRNILLKDMSEFAKMMNINSNLLLSGFYQQDVPQLIETAESLNLKVVGKQNDGDWACLHFVMEAY